The following are encoded in a window of Rubellicoccus peritrichatus genomic DNA:
- a CDS encoding RusA family crossover junction endodeoxyribonuclease yields the protein MKPPTATHQEKQVMVENGKPIFFEPPKVKEARAKLMAHLGQHVPRSSMTGPLRVIVKWCFPLTGKRSHGQFKDTRPDAHNLNKLLFDCMTDLKFWNDDAQVASEIIEKFWSEKPGIFIQIEKL from the coding sequence ATGAAACCACCAACAGCAACCCATCAGGAGAAGCAAGTCATGGTCGAAAATGGTAAGCCAATTTTTTTCGAGCCGCCAAAAGTCAAAGAGGCGAGAGCAAAGCTCATGGCGCATTTAGGCCAACACGTACCAAGATCATCAATGACGGGTCCGTTGAGAGTGATTGTAAAGTGGTGCTTCCCTTTGACGGGGAAACGAAGCCACGGGCAATTCAAGGACACCAGACCAGATGCTCACAACCTGAACAAGCTTCTCTTCGACTGCATGACAGATCTTAAGTTCTGGAACGACGACGCTCAGGTGGCTTCTGAGATCATCGAAAAGTTTTGGTCCGAGAAGCCAGGAATCTTTATCCAAATTGAAAAACTATGA